One part of the Lotus japonicus ecotype B-129 chromosome 2, LjGifu_v1.2 genome encodes these proteins:
- the LOC130738156 gene encoding uncharacterized protein LOC130738156 isoform X2 encodes MEANKKKAKEPKVVAVLSWTTAMNEVLIDAYLHQQTLGNKNGNAMTSNAMDIILQELQNHFPDKAISKEKIKDHMKHLKSKFTSCYDLFKNGLSGFSWDPITSMWIAEPEVWKKLIEARPEAAEWRTKPTLFYDKLAQLFGKDRATGEDAETAAEIRARRATRTGITIEDIDNLVSTNEASIEGFEADDGVPLESSHIWPSTARSQVVNSSRPKKRAKRVEEDDINTSDLGKSIQEMVEVFKMNTVELNKKQNNTGGEDIWAQLVDIGVEPASLLDVYVHLVKNPDDLKAFNGVPLQMRKELLHRLVPNYYPNY; translated from the exons ATGGAAGCCAATAAAAAGAAGGCAAAGGAACCTAAAGTTGTTGCTGTATTGAGTTGGACAACGGCTATGAACGAGGTTTTAATTGATGCATATTTGCATCAACAAACTTTGGGGAATAAAAATGGCAATGCTATGACGTCAAATGCAATGGACATCATTCTACAAGAACTACAGAACCACTTTCCAGACAAGGCTATttctaaagaaaagataaaagatCACATGAAGCACTTAAAATCGAAGTTCACTTCTTGTTATGATCTCTTCAAGAATGGTCTAAGTGGATTTTCATGGGATCCAATAACAAGCATGTGGATTGCTGAACCTGAAGTGTGGAAAAAGCTTATTGAG GCTAGACCTGAAGCTGCTGAATGGAGAACCAAGCCTACCTTATTTTATGATAAACTAGCACAACTTTTTGGAAAAGATCGAGCAACTGGAGAGGATGCAGAAACAGCAGCTGAAATTAGAGCAAGAAGAGCTACACGTACTGGAATCACCATAGAAGACATTGACAATTTGGTATCCACCAATGAAGCTAGTATAGAGGGATTTGAAGCTGATGATGGAGTTCCTCTTGAGTCATCTCATATATGGCCTTCTACTGCCCGTTCTCAGGTTGTGAACTCTTCTAGGCCTAAGAAAAGGGCAAAAAGAGTTGAGGAGGATGATATAAATACGAGTGATCTTGGGAAATCTATTCAAGAAATGGTCGAGGTGTTTAAAATGAACACGGTTGAGCTTAACAAGAAACAAAATAATACTGGTGGTGAGGATATTTGGGCACAATTAGTGGACATAGGTGTTGAACCAGCTTCCTTGCTTGATGTGTATGTGCACCTTGTGAAAAATCCTGATGATCTGAAAGCTTTTAATGGAGTTCCACTTCAAATGCGCAAGGAGTTGCTGCATCGTCTAGTGCCAAACTATTATCCTAATTATTAG
- the LOC130738154 gene encoding uncharacterized protein LOC130738154, whose product MVIKSLLLNLLYPPPSSPFVTAMSVLSFVALGNSGFSEIRGNHLNYSKFWNANTGGAAAAQRQVKLSSRTGMLWLYTPAFLAGAVSFWIFPHEGFRSTLVQSAVTLHFLKRVLEVLFVHKYSGSMLLDSAIPITTSYFMSAVTMIYAQHLTRELPEPPVNLMYPGIVLFLVGIIGNFYHHYLLSKLRGKGEKEYKIPKGGLFDLVVCPHYLFEIIVFYGVSFMSQTLYSVSFAVGTTFYLLGRSYATRKWYLSKFEDFPNHVKAVIPFLF is encoded by the exons ATGGTTATCAAGTCATTGTTACTGAACCTTCTATACCCACCACCATCTTCTCCTTTTGTCACGGCCATGTCGGTGCTAAGCTTCGTTGCGTTGGGAAACTCAGGGTTCTCGGAGATTAGGGGAAACCACTTGAACTATTCAAAATTCTGGAACGCCAACACTGGTGGCGCCGCCGCGGCTCAGAGGCAGGTCAAGCTTTCAAGCAGAACTGGCATGCTGTGGCTCTACACTCCCGCTTTCCTCGCCGGTGCGGTGTCGTTTTGGATCTTTCCTCATGAGGGTTTCAGGTCCACGCTCGTTCAATCTGCTGTTACCCTTCACTTCTTAAAGAGGGTTTTAGAG GTTCTCTTTGTTCACAAGTACAGTGGTTCTATGCTTCTTGATTCTGCAATCCCCATCACCACGAGTTATTTTATGTCAGCTGTGACTATGATCTATGCTCAACACCTAACAAGGGAGCTTCCGGAACCACCTGTAAATCTGATGTATCCTGGGATTGTGTTGTTTTTGGTAGGCATCATTGGCAACTTCTACCACCACTATCTTCTATCCAAATTGAGAGGAAAGGGAGAAAAGGAATACAAAATTCCTAAGGGGGGCTTGTTTGACCTTGTGGTCTGCCCCCATTATCTTTTTGAGATTATCGTGTTTTATGGGGTTTCCTTCATGTCTCAGACTTTGTATTCAGTCTCTTTCGCCGTAGGCACTACTTTCTACTTGTTGGGTAGGAGTTATGCAACTAGGAAATGGTATCTTTCTAAGTTTGAAGATTTCCCTAATCATGTCAAGGCTGTCATCCCCTTTCTCTTCTAA
- the LOC130735423 gene encoding steroid 5-alpha-reductase DET2-like, whose translation MVMSVLLNFIFPPSSLVTAMSVISIVSLASFGFSEIRGKHFNYSKFWNVNTGNDAAAQRKMKLSGRAGMLLLYTPAFLAGVASFFIFPHESLRSTLLQSAVTLHFFKRVLEVLFVHKYSASMILDSAIPITLSYLTSAVFMIYAQHLTRELPEPPTNLMNPGIVLLLVGISGNFYHHFLLSKLRGKGEKEYKIPKGGLFEFVICPHYLFEIIVFYGVSFISQTLYSFSFAIGTTLYLLGRSYATRKWYLSKFEDFPDHVKTVIPFVF comes from the exons ATGGTGATGTCTGTGTTACTGAACTTCATATTCCCACCTTCTTCCCTAGTCACGGCCATGTCGGTGATAAGCATTGTTTCACTGGCGAGCTTTGGATTCTCTGAGATTCGGGGGAAGCACTTCAACTATTCCAAGTTCTGGAACGTGAACACTGGCAACGACGCCGCGGCTCAAAGGAAAATGAAGCTGTCAGGCAGAGCTGGCATGCTCTTGCTCTACACTCCCGCTTTCCTCGCCGGGGTGGCGTCGTTTTTTATTTTCCCTCACGAGAGTCTCCGATCCACGCTCCTTCAATCTGCTGTCACCCTACACTTCTTCAAAAGAGTACTTGAG GTTCTTTTTGTTCACAAGTATAGTGCTTCTATGATTCTTGATTCTGCAATCCCCATCACTCTGAGTTATCTAACGTCAGCTGTATTTATGATCTATGCACAACACCTAACAAGGGAGCTTCCGGAACCACCTACTAATTTGATGAATCCTGGGATTGTGCTGTTACTGGTGGGCATCAGTGGCAACTTTTACCACCACTTTCTTCTATCCAAATTGAGAGGAAAGGGAGAAAAGGAATACAAGATTCCTAAGGGTGGCTTGTTTGAGTTTGTGATCTGTCCACACTACCTTTTTGAGATTATCGTGTTTTACGGCGTTTCCTTCATTTCTCAGACATTGTATTCGTTCTCTTTCGCCATAGGCACTACTTTGTACTTGTTGGGAAGGAGTTATGCAACTAGGAAATGGTATCTTTCTAAGTTTGAAGATTTCCCTGATCATGTTAAGACCGTCATCCCCTTTGTGTTCTAA
- the LOC130738156 gene encoding uncharacterized protein LOC130738156 isoform X1 translates to MRSGMEANKKKAKEPKVVAVLSWTTAMNEVLIDAYLHQQTLGNKNGNAMTSNAMDIILQELQNHFPDKAISKEKIKDHMKHLKSKFTSCYDLFKNGLSGFSWDPITSMWIAEPEVWKKLIEARPEAAEWRTKPTLFYDKLAQLFGKDRATGEDAETAAEIRARRATRTGITIEDIDNLVSTNEASIEGFEADDGVPLESSHIWPSTARSQVVNSSRPKKRAKRVEEDDINTSDLGKSIQEMVEVFKMNTVELNKKQNNTGGEDIWAQLVDIGVEPASLLDVYVHLVKNPDDLKAFNGVPLQMRKELLHRLVPNYYPNY, encoded by the exons ATGAGGTCAGGTATGGAAGCCAATAAAAAGAAGGCAAAGGAACCTAAAGTTGTTGCTGTATTGAGTTGGACAACGGCTATGAACGAGGTTTTAATTGATGCATATTTGCATCAACAAACTTTGGGGAATAAAAATGGCAATGCTATGACGTCAAATGCAATGGACATCATTCTACAAGAACTACAGAACCACTTTCCAGACAAGGCTATttctaaagaaaagataaaagatCACATGAAGCACTTAAAATCGAAGTTCACTTCTTGTTATGATCTCTTCAAGAATGGTCTAAGTGGATTTTCATGGGATCCAATAACAAGCATGTGGATTGCTGAACCTGAAGTGTGGAAAAAGCTTATTGAG GCTAGACCTGAAGCTGCTGAATGGAGAACCAAGCCTACCTTATTTTATGATAAACTAGCACAACTTTTTGGAAAAGATCGAGCAACTGGAGAGGATGCAGAAACAGCAGCTGAAATTAGAGCAAGAAGAGCTACACGTACTGGAATCACCATAGAAGACATTGACAATTTGGTATCCACCAATGAAGCTAGTATAGAGGGATTTGAAGCTGATGATGGAGTTCCTCTTGAGTCATCTCATATATGGCCTTCTACTGCCCGTTCTCAGGTTGTGAACTCTTCTAGGCCTAAGAAAAGGGCAAAAAGAGTTGAGGAGGATGATATAAATACGAGTGATCTTGGGAAATCTATTCAAGAAATGGTCGAGGTGTTTAAAATGAACACGGTTGAGCTTAACAAGAAACAAAATAATACTGGTGGTGAGGATATTTGGGCACAATTAGTGGACATAGGTGTTGAACCAGCTTCCTTGCTTGATGTGTATGTGCACCTTGTGAAAAATCCTGATGATCTGAAAGCTTTTAATGGAGTTCCACTTCAAATGCGCAAGGAGTTGCTGCATCGTCTAGTGCCAAACTATTATCCTAATTATTAG
- the LOC130738153 gene encoding uncharacterized protein LOC130738153, with protein MVVIMSMLLNFMFPPPSSLVVTAMSVVSFVVLANSGFSEIRGKHLNYSKFWNANSGNAAAAQRQIKLSGRAGMLLLYTPAFLAGAASFWIFPHEGLRSTLLHSAVTLHYFKRDFEVLFVHKFSGSMVLDSAISITLSYFSSVVTMIYAQHLTRELPEPPINLMYPGIVLFLVGIMGNFYHHYLLSKLRGAGEKEYKIPKGGLFELVICPHYLFEIIVFYGVSFISQTLYSFSFAIGTTIYLLGRSYATRKWYLSKFEDFPNHVKAVIPFIF; from the exons ATGGTGGTGATCATGTCCATGTTACTGAACTTCATGTTCCCACCACCATCTTCTCTGGTTGTCACAGCCATGTCAGTGGTGAGCTTCGTCGTGCTGGCGAACTCTGGGTTCTCGGAGATTAGAGGGAAGCACTTGAACTATTCCAAGTTCTGGAACGCCAACAGTGGTAACGCCGCCGCGGCTCAGAGGCAGATCAAGCTTTCAGGCAGAGCTGGCATGCTCTTGCTCTACACTCCCGCTTTTCTCGCCGGCGCGGCGTCGTTTTGGATTTTCCCTCATGAGGGTTTAAGATCCACGCTCCTTCATTCTGCTGTTACTCTTCACTACTTCAAGAGGGACTTTGAG GTTCTCTTTGTTCACAAGTTCAGTGGTTCTATGGTTCTTGATTCTGCTATCAGCATTACTCTGAGTTATTTTTCATCAGTTGTAACTATGATCTATGCTCAACACCTAACAAGGGAGCTTCCAGAACCACCTATTAATCTGATGTATCCTGGGATTGTGTTGTTTTTGGTGGGCATCATGGGAAACTTCTACCACCACTATCTTCTCTCCAAGTTGAGAGGGGCAGGAGAAAAAGAATACAAGATTCCTAAGGGTGGCTTGTTTGAACTTGTTATCTGCCCCCACTATCTTTTCGAGATTATCGTATTTTACGGGGTTTCGTTCATTTCTCAGACGTTGTATTCGTTCTCTTTCGCCATAGGCACTACCATCTACTTGCTGGGTAGGAGTTATGCTACTAGGAAATGGTATCTTTCTAAGTTTGAAGATTTCCCTAATCATGTGAAGGCTGTCATCCCCTTTATCTTCTAA
- the LOC130738152 gene encoding citrate-binding protein-like → MISYYTFILSLILLFSLKNLVCCEDPTFGFSSVPLTQANFKLQKPYDTPLDQRYSYKDGVHRLWVYADDKPHNPNSNTQPRTEIRIQGLDYNWGIWQFEGYGFVPNGTSGATVAQIHGAAHAATTLILRIYNAHMRYYSKDLVAENLYDKWFRLNIIHDVCGGTVTVFINGEKKFHTKDHGPGDLYFKCGVYAAPSNISYYMESRWRDIKIYKK, encoded by the exons ATGATTAGCTATTACACTTTCATTCTATCTTTGATCCTCTTGTTCTCcctgaaaaacttagtttgttGCGAAGATCCTACTTTTGGGTTCAGCTCTGTCCCATTGACGCAAGCAAATTTTAAGCTGCAGAAGCCATATGACACACCACTTGACCAAAGGTACAGCTATAAAGATGGAGTTCATCGATTGTGGGTTTATGCTGATGACAAGCCTCATAATCCTAACAGCAACACTCAGCCACGCACTGAAATTCGTATTCAG GGGCTTGACTACAACTGGGGGATTTGGCAATTTGAAGGTTATGGCTTTGTGCCAAATGGAACATCAGGTGCTACAGTAGCACAGATCCATGGTGCTGCGCATGCTGCTACCACACTGATACTAAGAATATACAACGCACACATGAGATATTACAGTAAAGATTTGGTGGCTGAGAATCTTTATGATAAATGGTTCAGACTTAACATCATCCATGATGTGTGTGGAGGAACGGTGACTGTGTTCATAAATGGAGAGAAAAAGTTCCACACCAAGGATCATGGTCCAGGAGACTTGTACTTCAAGTGTGGTGTTTATGCTGCACCTAGTAACATTAGCTATTACATGGAATCAAGGTGGAGagatattaaaatatataagaaATGA